In Paenibacillus larvae subsp. larvae, the following proteins share a genomic window:
- the gatB gene encoding Asp-tRNA(Asn)/Glu-tRNA(Gln) amidotransferase subunit GatB, translating to MSGTGNKFETVIGLEVHVELHTKTKIFCGCSTSFGAPPNTHTCPVCLGHPGVLPVLNRQAVDYAIKAAMALNCQIAEETKFDRKNYFYPDSPKAYQISQYDKPIGEHGWIEIEVNGNTKRIGITRLHLEEDAGKLTHVEGGSVSLVDFNRVGTPLIEIVSEPDLRSPEEARAYLEKLKAIMQYCDVSDVKMEEGSLRCDANISLRPVGQAEFGTKAELKNMNSFRGVQRGLEYEVIRQTELLEDGEKVVQETRRWDEAQGKTLSMRSKEEAHDYRYFPDPDLVKVYIDEEWKERIRNTIPELPDARKARYIRDYGLPSYDAEILTSSLKLAEFFEESLEYTADAKMVSNWVMGELLGYLNANNLEITDVKVTGKGLGEMIGLIEKGTISSKIAKTVFKEMIETGKAPQQIVEEKGLVQISDEGAIQAVVNQVIQNNPQSVADYKAGKEKAVGFLVGQVMKETRGKANPGLVNKLIVNTLKSQ from the coding sequence ATGTCAGGTACGGGAAACAAATTTGAAACTGTCATTGGACTGGAAGTCCATGTTGAACTGCATACCAAAACCAAGATCTTTTGCGGCTGCTCCACTTCCTTCGGGGCTCCTCCGAACACGCATACCTGTCCAGTCTGCCTCGGGCATCCGGGAGTGCTGCCGGTATTGAACCGCCAGGCAGTAGATTATGCTATAAAGGCAGCCATGGCCCTAAACTGTCAGATTGCTGAAGAAACCAAATTTGACCGAAAAAATTATTTCTACCCGGACTCTCCGAAAGCTTACCAGATTTCCCAATACGATAAACCGATAGGAGAGCACGGATGGATTGAGATTGAGGTCAATGGCAATACGAAGCGCATCGGAATTACCCGTCTTCATCTGGAGGAAGATGCAGGCAAGCTCACCCACGTGGAGGGCGGATCGGTGTCTCTCGTTGATTTTAACCGGGTGGGAACACCGCTAATTGAGATCGTGTCGGAGCCTGACCTGCGCAGTCCGGAAGAGGCGAGAGCCTATCTGGAAAAATTGAAGGCGATTATGCAGTATTGCGATGTTTCAGACGTCAAAATGGAAGAGGGATCGCTTCGTTGCGATGCCAATATCAGTCTGCGTCCGGTTGGACAGGCAGAATTCGGCACGAAAGCGGAACTGAAAAACATGAATTCTTTTCGCGGAGTACAGAGGGGACTTGAATATGAGGTTATTCGGCAAACCGAGCTCCTTGAGGACGGTGAGAAGGTAGTTCAGGAAACGCGCCGTTGGGATGAAGCCCAGGGTAAAACCTTGTCTATGCGCAGCAAGGAAGAAGCACATGATTACCGCTATTTCCCGGACCCGGATCTGGTGAAAGTGTACATTGACGAGGAATGGAAAGAACGGATCAGGAATACTATTCCAGAGCTTCCGGATGCCCGTAAAGCCAGATATATAAGGGATTACGGTCTTCCGAGCTATGATGCGGAGATCCTTACAAGCAGCCTTAAGCTGGCGGAATTTTTTGAGGAGAGCCTCGAGTACACAGCAGATGCCAAAATGGTTTCGAACTGGGTAATGGGTGAACTGCTCGGTTATCTGAATGCAAATAATCTGGAGATAACGGATGTGAAAGTAACCGGTAAGGGCCTGGGAGAGATGATTGGCCTGATTGAAAAAGGGACGATTTCAAGCAAAATTGCGAAAACCGTCTTTAAAGAAATGATCGAAACGGGCAAGGCTCCACAACAGATTGTTGAGGAAAAAGGCCTTGTACAGATCAGTGATGAAGGAGCCATTCAGGCTGTTGTAAACCAGGTTATCCAGAACAACCCTCAATCGGTAGCAGACTACAAGGCGGGCAAAGAGAAAGCCGTTGGCTTCCTGGTTGGACAAGTTATGAAAGAAACCAGAGGAAAGGCCAATCCCGGACTTGTGAACAAACTGATTGTAAACACGTTAAAAAGCCAGTAA
- a CDS encoding GNAT family N-acetyltransferase — protein MIDGKLHGAIAYRQKEGVVTISRLMVHPDVFRKGIASRLVLYVMERHPDALWFEVAAGTGNEPALHLYQKLGFQPDGVRPISAGVSLTLLRKRGSAIRTEENKDKGG, from the coding sequence ATGATTGACGGAAAGTTGCATGGGGCAATAGCATATAGACAAAAAGAAGGGGTTGTTACAATCAGTCGTCTCATGGTCCATCCGGACGTATTCCGTAAAGGAATTGCATCCAGGCTTGTCCTATATGTGATGGAACGGCATCCGGATGCGCTTTGGTTTGAAGTCGCTGCCGGAACGGGAAATGAACCCGCCTTGCATCTATACCAAAAGCTGGGATTCCAGCCCGACGGGGTTAGGCCAATATCCGCTGGAGTCAGCTTGACTTTGCTTAGAAAGCGGGGGTCTGCAATCCGAACAGAAGAAAACAAAGACAAAGGGGGATGA
- a CDS encoding RNA polymerase sigma factor: MEQLTDEEWVEQIRQGHAEAYRYLVERHKNYVYTLIYRMVGHRETAEDLSQEVFLKAYRSLAQYRGEAKFTTWLYRLTTNLVTDYLRERKRRPMEVWADKVKNWFASLDPDKGPEEQVILNEQRDALHEALLKLPEKYRIVLSLYHFQQFSYQEISDILQVPVKTVETRLYRGKSMLKQKWLEVDPDAKQASELKKTASFKS, from the coding sequence ATGGAACAATTGACGGATGAGGAATGGGTAGAACAGATCCGTCAAGGCCATGCAGAAGCATACCGATATCTGGTCGAACGCCATAAAAATTATGTCTATACGTTAATTTATCGCATGGTTGGACATCGGGAAACTGCCGAAGACTTGTCGCAGGAAGTGTTTTTGAAGGCTTACAGAAGCCTGGCCCAGTACCGCGGTGAGGCCAAGTTCACCACTTGGCTGTACCGTTTAACGACGAATCTTGTTACTGATTATCTAAGGGAAAGAAAAAGAAGACCAATGGAGGTTTGGGCGGATAAAGTGAAAAACTGGTTCGCCTCGCTGGATCCGGACAAGGGTCCTGAGGAGCAGGTTATCCTAAATGAACAAAGGGATGCTTTGCATGAGGCCTTATTAAAACTTCCGGAGAAATACCGTATCGTGCTATCTCTATACCATTTTCAGCAATTTTCGTATCAGGAAATCTCCGATATTTTGCAAGTCCCTGTGAAAACCGTTGAAACGAGATTGTATAGAGGCAAATCCATGCTTAAACAAAAATGGTTGGAGGTGGATCCGGATGCCAAGCAAGCATCGGAACTCAAAAAAACGGCTTCGTTTAAATCATAA
- the perR gene encoding peroxide-responsive transcriptional repressor PerR, which translates to MSEHLEQALSKLKNTGVRMTPQRHAILSYLLDSKIHPTADDIYRALESKFPNMSVATVYNNLKVFIEAGLVRELTYGDDSSRFDADMSDHYHARCEVCGRISDFEYPSVQEIEQIAARETGFDVHGHRLEVVGLCPDCAKRTKH; encoded by the coding sequence ATGTCCGAACATTTGGAACAGGCACTTAGCAAATTGAAGAATACCGGTGTTCGCATGACTCCGCAAAGACATGCCATCTTATCTTATTTGCTTGATTCAAAAATTCATCCAACAGCCGATGATATCTACAGAGCATTGGAATCGAAGTTTCCTAATATGAGTGTGGCTACAGTTTACAATAACCTCAAGGTTTTTATTGAGGCTGGATTAGTACGTGAGCTAACTTACGGAGACGATTCTAGCCGGTTTGATGCAGATATGTCAGACCATTACCACGCACGATGCGAGGTATGCGGCAGGATTTCCGATTTTGAATATCCTTCGGTACAGGAGATTGAGCAAATAGCCGCAAGAGAGACGGGTTTTGACGTTCATGGACATCGTCTCGAAGTGGTTGGTCTTTGTCCGGATTGTGCTAAGCGAACAAAACATTAG
- a CDS encoding glycosyl hydrolase family 18 protein yields MPYRKPRKKSRYKIILFLLLLGCIGYVWFAEAPNDKHVSFSFEGKEKPLFFRGELYKETALGQGNTLRFPLSFIQEYIDSGAYYEAESKSVILTTSNRVIRAIADNKTAEDTGKTISLEQAVTVQDGEAYVPASLLKSIYGTEVREEEQNGIVLVWNAGEEYQTARINGAKDETRPLRSGPSSRSPIYSDVSSEETMYIWGEAKPGWVKVQLQNGVSGYMKEGHLGETEAQSIPAKEEPSFQAWKPEKGKINVTWGQIVTKHPKTENIPDMPGLNVISPTWFRLSDGQGNIVSLASSDYAAWARQRGYQIWALFSNSFEPGLTTEALSSFDRRKNAITQVIESARQLGIQGINVDFENVKTTDKDNFTQFVRELTAYSHSNELTISVDVTPKSNTENWSLFLDRKALGKITDYMIVMAYDEHWASSPKAGSVASLPWVEQVLTKILKEDEVPPSKMILGIPFFTRLWTEEEKDGKTEVSSKAMAMSAVETLVQEKNLTPIYDEKTKQNYVEYQEDGKTYKIWMEDETSMKARMEVMNRYNLAGLASWRRGFEKPDVWPAISSFVNP; encoded by the coding sequence TTGCCGTACCGCAAACCAAGAAAAAAATCACGATATAAGATCATTCTTTTTTTACTGCTTTTGGGCTGCATAGGGTATGTATGGTTTGCCGAAGCACCTAATGATAAGCACGTATCCTTTTCTTTTGAAGGGAAAGAAAAACCGCTGTTTTTTCGGGGAGAGCTTTATAAAGAAACGGCCTTGGGCCAAGGGAATACCCTCAGGTTTCCCTTGTCTTTTATTCAGGAGTACATAGATTCCGGGGCTTATTATGAAGCGGAAAGTAAATCCGTAATTTTGACGACTTCCAATAGGGTAATCAGAGCTATTGCCGACAATAAGACAGCTGAAGATACAGGAAAGACAATCTCACTTGAACAAGCTGTAACAGTGCAGGATGGGGAAGCCTATGTACCTGCCTCTTTGCTAAAATCGATCTACGGAACGGAAGTCCGGGAAGAAGAACAAAACGGAATCGTGCTAGTCTGGAATGCCGGAGAAGAATATCAAACGGCCCGGATAAACGGGGCAAAAGATGAAACAAGACCGCTTCGTTCCGGTCCTTCCAGCCGTTCTCCCATTTATTCGGATGTATCTTCCGAAGAAACGATGTATATATGGGGCGAAGCTAAGCCGGGATGGGTTAAAGTCCAATTACAAAATGGTGTTTCCGGGTACATGAAGGAGGGCCATCTCGGGGAAACTGAAGCCCAGAGTATCCCTGCCAAGGAAGAACCGTCTTTTCAAGCGTGGAAACCTGAAAAAGGAAAAATCAATGTAACGTGGGGACAAATTGTTACAAAGCATCCCAAAACAGAGAATATTCCGGACATGCCTGGATTGAATGTAATCAGTCCTACCTGGTTCCGTCTGAGTGATGGTCAAGGGAATATTGTAAGCTTGGCCAGTTCCGATTATGCGGCATGGGCCAGACAGAGGGGATATCAGATCTGGGCTTTATTCAGCAACAGTTTTGAACCGGGTCTTACCACTGAAGCCCTTTCCAGCTTTGACAGGAGAAAAAATGCTATCACCCAGGTGATAGAGAGTGCCAGGCAGCTTGGTATTCAGGGAATTAATGTTGACTTCGAGAATGTAAAAACGACCGATAAAGACAATTTTACTCAATTCGTAAGGGAACTTACCGCATATTCGCACAGTAACGAACTAACTATTTCAGTGGATGTAACTCCTAAATCAAACACGGAAAACTGGTCCTTATTTTTAGACCGTAAAGCCTTGGGCAAAATTACGGATTATATGATCGTAATGGCCTATGATGAACATTGGGCTTCAAGTCCTAAAGCGGGGTCCGTTGCCTCCCTGCCGTGGGTAGAACAGGTCCTCACCAAGATTTTAAAGGAGGATGAAGTCCCTCCTTCCAAAATGATACTGGGAATACCTTTCTTTACCCGGCTTTGGACTGAAGAAGAAAAAGACGGGAAAACGGAAGTCAGCAGTAAGGCTATGGCAATGAGTGCAGTGGAAACCTTGGTACAGGAGAAAAATCTTACCCCTATTTATGATGAGAAAACGAAGCAAAATTATGTGGAATATCAGGAGGACGGAAAAACTTACAAGATATGGATGGAGGATGAAACGTCGATGAAAGCCAGAATGGAAGTAATGAACCGGTATAATCTCGCGGGTCTAGCATCTTGGCGTAGAGGTTTTGAAAAGCCCGATGTCTGGCCTGCAATTTCTTCTTTCGTGAATCCATAA
- a CDS encoding DUF2614 family zinc ribbon-containing protein, translating into MRFKSSKVNEFRLWGLLLTMGGMMLMILGLAGVVFNWGPIGKMIAVVCMVIGMLSMMGSMAIYFWAGMLSTSAVSLDCPECGKRTKLLGKTDRCMFCKTILTFDPQYIPGENGNPDPLPQKNSPDQTEKNLQS; encoded by the coding sequence GTGAGATTCAAATCAAGCAAAGTGAATGAATTTCGCCTGTGGGGCCTGCTGCTGACAATGGGTGGGATGATGCTTATGATTCTTGGTCTTGCCGGCGTTGTATTTAATTGGGGCCCGATCGGCAAAATGATAGCTGTCGTATGCATGGTTATCGGTATGCTCAGCATGATGGGCAGCATGGCTATCTATTTCTGGGCGGGAATGCTCTCCACTTCGGCCGTTTCTCTAGATTGCCCTGAATGCGGAAAACGAACGAAACTTTTAGGTAAAACGGACCGTTGCATGTTTTGTAAAACAATCCTTACTTTTGATCCGCAATATATACCCGGAGAAAATGGTAATCCCGATCCGCTTCCGCAAAAGAACTCTCCGGATCAGACAGAAAAAAACCTTCAGAGCTAA
- a CDS encoding nucleotidyltransferase-like protein: protein MIEPLALKYKLNNQIEGVLVVQPGKENPPMYDGADKLLFIVSNGNLRNCKSIIHYIKDGKRIQERWINIEEMKVFLFTNSYIEIRNSLLKGEIILDRYGNLGGLRQTLLDLPEQIREWQLFVEFAQFLNEYVQGKRYSLQGQQMDSYQHILEALRHWAQIVLIEEGEHPDLGIWGRIKQVNPGVYKLYEELTMSKETIKQRVELVLLACEFSVMSKMEKCCKPLLALMEERQETWSMTELQQLTDLQEVRNLIPIVVHKLVKRGLIEEVFVPRDEDLTELLIRYVRTADLDDSAKGKRI from the coding sequence ATGATCGAACCGTTGGCTCTCAAATACAAGCTTAATAATCAAATTGAGGGGGTTCTTGTTGTTCAACCTGGCAAGGAAAATCCTCCTATGTATGACGGTGCGGATAAACTTCTGTTTATTGTCTCTAATGGCAATCTAAGGAATTGCAAATCTATTATCCATTATATAAAAGACGGGAAGCGTATACAAGAAAGATGGATAAATATTGAGGAGATGAAAGTGTTTCTTTTTACAAATTCTTATATTGAAATCAGGAATTCGTTATTAAAGGGGGAGATTATTCTGGACCGCTATGGAAACCTGGGCGGATTGCGGCAAACTCTTTTAGACCTTCCGGAGCAAATCCGGGAGTGGCAGCTATTTGTCGAATTTGCCCAGTTTTTAAATGAATATGTACAGGGAAAGCGGTATAGCCTGCAAGGGCAGCAAATGGATTCCTATCAGCATATTCTTGAAGCTCTCCGTCATTGGGCCCAAATCGTATTGATTGAAGAGGGGGAGCATCCGGATCTGGGCATCTGGGGACGAATTAAGCAGGTGAACCCCGGTGTCTATAAGCTCTATGAAGAACTAACTATGAGTAAAGAAACAATAAAACAGCGTGTTGAACTTGTACTTTTGGCTTGTGAATTTTCTGTCATGTCCAAAATGGAAAAGTGCTGCAAACCGCTTCTCGCTTTAATGGAGGAACGTCAAGAGACCTGGAGTATGACTGAATTACAACAATTAACCGATTTACAGGAAGTTCGGAACCTGATTCCAATAGTTGTTCATAAACTGGTTAAGCGGGGACTGATTGAGGAGGTCTTCGTTCCAAGAGATGAGGATTTAACAGAGCTTTTGATCAGATATGTAAGAACGGCGGATTTGGATGATTCCGCTAAAGGGAAAAGAATCTGA